Proteins from a genomic interval of Aquabacterium sp. J223:
- a CDS encoding fumarylacetoacetate hydrolase family protein: MKYAVEPAPIHTLAVAGREERFPVNRVFCVGRNYAAHAREMGKDPDREPPFFFMKPANAVIDAERTRTIPYPPQTKNFHHEIELVVAIGTGGRDISVAEALAHVYGYAVGLDMTRRDLQLDARDKGRPWEFGKSFALSAPIGALKRAADIGHPSSAAITLTVNGQPRQSSDIDKLIWSVAECIAELSRFEALEPGDILMTGTPEGVNAVVAGDTMVGAVDGIGQIEVRVEG; encoded by the coding sequence ATGAAGTACGCCGTCGAACCGGCCCCGATCCACACGCTCGCGGTCGCCGGCCGTGAAGAGCGCTTCCCGGTCAACCGGGTCTTCTGCGTCGGCCGCAACTACGCGGCCCATGCCCGCGAGATGGGCAAGGACCCCGACCGCGAGCCGCCGTTCTTCTTCATGAAGCCGGCCAACGCGGTGATCGATGCCGAACGGACCCGGACCATCCCCTACCCGCCGCAGACCAAGAACTTCCACCACGAGATCGAATTGGTGGTGGCCATCGGCACCGGCGGGCGCGACATCTCGGTGGCCGAGGCGCTGGCCCACGTCTACGGCTATGCCGTCGGCCTGGACATGACGCGCCGCGACCTGCAGCTCGACGCGCGCGACAAGGGCCGCCCGTGGGAGTTCGGCAAGTCGTTCGCCCTGTCGGCGCCCATCGGTGCCTTGAAGCGGGCGGCGGACATCGGCCATCCGTCGTCGGCCGCCATCACGCTGACCGTCAACGGCCAGCCGCGCCAGAGCTCCGACATCGACAAGCTCATCTGGTCGGTGGCCGAGTGCATCGCCGAGCTGTCCCGGTTCGAGGCGCTGGAGCCTGGCGACATCCTGATGACCGGCACCCCGGAAGGGGTCAACGCGGTTGTCGCCGGCGACACGATGGTCGGCGCGGTCGACGGCATCGGCCAGATCGAAGTTCGCGTCGAGGGCTGA
- a CDS encoding NIPSNAP family protein, whose amino-acid sequence MLVEQRIYELKVGAAHEFLRAYEAEGLAVQTGALGRLLGYFVSEVGELNRVVQLWGFDSFEDRLQRRATLSADPAWRAFLSKVGHLVIDQRNELLIPAPFSPLK is encoded by the coding sequence GTGCTCGTTGAACAACGCATCTACGAACTGAAGGTCGGGGCCGCGCACGAGTTCCTGCGCGCCTACGAGGCCGAGGGCCTGGCCGTGCAGACCGGGGCGCTGGGGCGCCTGCTCGGCTACTTCGTGTCCGAGGTGGGCGAGCTGAACCGGGTCGTCCAGCTGTGGGGCTTCGATTCGTTCGAGGACCGCTTGCAGCGCCGGGCGACCCTGTCGGCCGATCCTGCCTGGCGCGCGTTCCTGTCCAAGGTGGGCCACTTGGTGATCGACCAGCGCAACGAGCTGTTGATCCCGGCCCCGTTTTCTCCACTGAAGTGA
- a CDS encoding VOC family protein produces the protein MTVPDLEVGRSFYELFGLEGRAVGSDLVFRCGGRAQDQLRLIEGPRKKLSYVSLGTNEAGLSTLKTNLERAGVPIKPSPFGDLDGLWFQDPHGDWLNVRVAEPAPSTLAAPIEVNAPGRYRRVGRACDLTSLKKTAKPRRLGHLIKFSPDVQRSVDFYTRVLGMKVSDQAHDILAFLRGSAGGDHHIIAFAKSSHTGLHHLSFEVADIDEIEIGAQTLLRAGYKDGFGLGRHVGGSNYFHYIRDPWNSLAEYFWDIDVIPEDDSAWVPMNVGPEQITAVWAQTPPPPEFVMNFEAP, from the coding sequence ATGACGGTCCCCGACCTGGAGGTGGGCCGCTCCTTCTACGAACTCTTCGGCCTCGAAGGGCGTGCGGTCGGCAGCGACCTCGTGTTCCGCTGCGGCGGCCGTGCGCAGGATCAGCTGCGCCTGATCGAAGGCCCGCGCAAGAAGCTGAGCTACGTCTCGTTGGGCACCAACGAGGCCGGCCTGTCGACCCTGAAGACCAACCTCGAGCGCGCCGGCGTGCCGATCAAGCCGAGCCCGTTCGGCGACCTGGACGGCCTGTGGTTCCAGGACCCGCACGGCGACTGGCTGAACGTGCGCGTGGCGGAGCCCGCGCCGTCCACGCTCGCGGCGCCCATCGAGGTCAACGCGCCCGGCCGCTACCGGCGCGTGGGCCGGGCCTGCGACCTCACGTCGCTGAAGAAGACCGCGAAACCGCGCCGCCTGGGCCACCTGATCAAGTTCTCGCCGGATGTCCAGCGGTCGGTGGACTTCTACACGCGGGTGCTGGGCATGAAGGTGTCCGACCAGGCGCACGACATCCTGGCCTTCCTGCGCGGCAGCGCCGGCGGTGACCACCACATCATCGCGTTCGCAAAGAGCAGCCACACCGGCCTGCACCACCTGAGCTTCGAGGTCGCCGACATCGACGAGATCGAGATCGGCGCGCAGACGCTGCTGCGGGCCGGCTACAAGGACGGCTTCGGACTCGGCCGCCACGTGGGCGGCTCGAACTACTTCCACTACATCCGCGACCCCTGGAATAGCCTGGCCGAGTACTTCTGGGACATCGACGTCATCCCGGAGGACGACAGCGCCTGGGTGCCGATGAACGTCGGGCCGGAGCAGATCACCGCCGTGTGGGCGCAGACGCCGCCGCCGCCGGAGTTCGTCATGAACTTCGAGGCGCCATGA
- a CDS encoding LysR family transcriptional regulator gives MKDLNLLFTFEALWRDRSVTLAAERLGVSQAAVSGSLKRLREHYGDQLFSLVGRRMQPTPLSIEMAPHLLDALALVRQTGVERGRFDPASARRVFTMRTRDIGEVVCLPPLLAAMASCAPGIRLRTVFRPIPETMTGLASGQIDLALGFLPSLETSIHRRLLFTQHYVCVMRRGHPLADVPLSADAFAAGEHLLVEYSGSGHVVLERALVEAGARHRIKLRLPQYLAAPHFVVSSDLLWSVPAVLAERLSMHYPLAIHPHPLPLPEFEVALYWHDRFHRDPANMWLRQFMVEMLHPQADSPPGAATPWRKVEAPSSGVGLHRGPRPLEGRQGRAGFIDGA, from the coding sequence ATGAAAGACCTAAACCTGCTCTTCACCTTCGAAGCCCTGTGGCGCGACCGGTCGGTCACGTTGGCGGCGGAGCGGCTGGGGGTCAGCCAGGCGGCGGTGAGCGGGTCGTTAAAGCGGCTGCGCGAGCACTATGGCGACCAGCTCTTCTCCCTCGTTGGACGGCGCATGCAGCCGACGCCGCTGAGCATCGAGATGGCGCCGCATCTGCTGGATGCGCTGGCGCTCGTTCGCCAGACCGGCGTGGAGCGCGGCCGCTTCGACCCCGCGTCGGCGCGGAGGGTCTTCACGATGCGCACCCGCGACATCGGTGAGGTGGTCTGCCTGCCGCCGTTGCTGGCGGCGATGGCGTCTTGCGCACCTGGCATCCGACTTCGCACCGTGTTCAGGCCCATTCCGGAGACAATGACCGGCCTGGCCAGCGGCCAGATCGACCTGGCGCTGGGTTTCCTACCGTCGCTGGAGACATCGATCCACCGGCGCCTGCTCTTCACCCAGCACTACGTCTGCGTGATGCGCCGCGGGCATCCGCTGGCGGATGTGCCGCTGTCCGCAGACGCCTTCGCCGCCGGGGAACACCTCCTGGTGGAGTACTCGGGCAGCGGGCACGTAGTGCTGGAACGCGCGCTGGTCGAAGCCGGCGCCCGTCACCGCATCAAGCTGCGGCTGCCGCAGTATCTGGCAGCGCCGCACTTCGTCGTTTCGTCAGACCTGCTGTGGTCGGTCCCCGCGGTGCTGGCGGAGCGGCTGTCGATGCACTACCCGCTGGCGATCCATCCGCATCCCCTGCCCTTGCCAGAGTTCGAGGTGGCGCTGTACTGGCACGATCGGTTCCACCGCGATCCAGCCAACATGTGGCTACGGCAGTTCATGGTCGAAATGTTGCATCCACAAGCGGACAGCCCGCCTGGCGCGGCGACCCCCTGGAGGAAGGTTGAGGCTCCGTCAAGCGGCGTCGGGTTGCACCGCGGGCCGCGCCCGCTGGAAGGCCGGCAGGGCCGCGCAGGCTTCATCGATGGCGCCTAG
- a CDS encoding NAD(P)-dependent oxidoreductase, giving the protein MVTPSPVVGMIGIGQLGLPIAVNLIRAGHPVVGFRRSDREAFAAAGGRVAHSPAEVARAADVLLLCLPDERAQAAVLDGEQGVMGALTPGKVVIELGTYRREFKIAQADRLRAQQVEMLEVEVSGSPPMVADRRAALYIGGDASLMERCRPILTAITEHHFHLGDIGSAVAMKLIANALVTVHTLAAAEAMNLGVRAGFDAHRVAEVLRHGAGNSAMFSIRAPLMAARRFSPAPGPFETLEKYLHMGREMAHSLGCATPLFSTAVPYFERAIAAGMAQEDISAVIKLVEDESNHRVDGENARAR; this is encoded by the coding sequence ATGGTCACTCCCAGCCCGGTCGTCGGAATGATCGGGATCGGGCAGCTCGGGTTGCCGATCGCCGTCAACCTGATTCGAGCCGGTCACCCGGTGGTGGGCTTTCGTCGGTCCGACCGCGAGGCCTTCGCGGCGGCTGGCGGCCGCGTCGCCCACTCGCCTGCCGAAGTGGCCCGGGCCGCCGACGTGCTGCTGCTGTGCCTGCCCGACGAGCGGGCGCAGGCGGCGGTGCTGGACGGCGAGCAGGGCGTGATGGGCGCCCTGACGCCCGGCAAGGTCGTCATCGAACTGGGGACCTACCGCCGCGAGTTCAAGATCGCCCAGGCGGACCGCTTGCGCGCGCAGCAGGTCGAGATGCTGGAGGTCGAGGTCAGCGGGTCGCCGCCGATGGTGGCCGACCGGCGCGCGGCCCTCTACATTGGCGGCGACGCGTCACTGATGGAGCGCTGCCGCCCCATCCTCACGGCCATCACCGAACACCACTTCCACCTCGGCGACATCGGCTCGGCGGTGGCGATGAAGCTGATCGCGAACGCCCTGGTCACGGTCCACACGTTGGCCGCGGCCGAGGCCATGAACCTGGGCGTGCGGGCCGGCTTCGACGCGCACCGCGTCGCCGAGGTCCTCCGTCACGGCGCCGGCAACTCCGCCATGTTCTCCATCCGTGCGCCGTTGATGGCCGCACGCCGCTTCAGCCCGGCGCCGGGACCCTTCGAAACGCTGGAGAAGTACCTGCACATGGGGCGGGAGATGGCGCACAGCCTGGGCTGCGCGACGCCGCTGTTCTCGACCGCGGTGCCCTACTTCGAGCGGGCCATCGCCGCGGGCATGGCGCAGGAGGACATCTCGGCCGTGATCAAGCTGGTCGAGGACGAATCGAACCACCGAGTGGACGGGGAGAACGCACGTGCTCGTTGA
- a CDS encoding aromatic ring-hydroxylating dioxygenase subunit alpha codes for MSETSTIFPTQPHWEGDGTHRIPFLAYTSDEIYKRELERLFYKGHWCYVGLEAEVPNVGDFKRTVIGERSVIMTRDADGSIHVIENVCAHRGMRFLRERHGNRRNFVCPYHQWSYSAKGDLQGVAFRRGVRQDGQVLGGMPADFKTEDHGLTKLKVARRGGVVFASFDHDVEPFEDFLGPTILGYFDRLFNGRQLKILGYNRQRIPGNWKLMQENIKDPYHPGLLHTWFVTFGLWRADNKSQLRMDKKRRHAAMISTRGTAGKAEQVTQVSSFKESMKLNDASFLDIVQEPWWGGPTAVMMTIFPSVILQQQVNSVSTRHIQPDGRGSFDFVWTHFGFEDDSEEMTQRRLRQANLFGPAGFVSADDGEVIEFSQESFESKPFHRMVAELGGHGVEDAEHMVTETLIRGMYRYWRDVMEA; via the coding sequence ATGAGCGAGACGTCCACCATCTTTCCGACCCAGCCCCACTGGGAAGGCGACGGCACGCACCGCATCCCGTTCCTGGCCTACACCAGCGACGAGATCTACAAGCGCGAGCTGGAGCGCCTTTTCTACAAGGGCCACTGGTGCTATGTCGGCCTGGAGGCCGAGGTGCCCAACGTCGGCGACTTCAAGCGCACGGTGATCGGTGAACGCTCGGTAATCATGACGCGCGACGCCGACGGCTCCATCCACGTGATCGAGAACGTGTGCGCCCACCGCGGCATGCGGTTCCTTCGCGAGCGGCACGGCAACCGACGCAACTTCGTCTGCCCCTACCACCAGTGGAGCTACTCGGCCAAGGGCGACCTGCAGGGCGTGGCGTTCCGCCGCGGAGTGCGCCAGGACGGCCAGGTGCTCGGCGGCATGCCGGCCGACTTCAAGACCGAGGACCACGGCCTGACCAAGCTCAAGGTGGCCCGGCGAGGCGGCGTGGTGTTCGCCTCCTTCGACCACGACGTGGAACCGTTCGAGGACTTCCTCGGCCCGACCATCCTCGGCTACTTCGACCGCCTGTTCAACGGCCGGCAGCTGAAGATCCTCGGCTACAACCGACAGCGCATCCCGGGCAACTGGAAGCTGATGCAGGAGAACATCAAGGACCCGTATCACCCGGGCCTGCTGCACACCTGGTTCGTCACCTTCGGCCTTTGGCGGGCGGACAACAAGTCGCAGCTGCGCATGGACAAGAAGCGCCGCCACGCCGCGATGATCTCGACGCGCGGCACCGCCGGAAAGGCCGAGCAGGTGACCCAGGTGTCGAGCTTCAAGGAGTCCATGAAGCTCAACGACGCCAGCTTCCTCGACATCGTGCAGGAGCCCTGGTGGGGCGGGCCCACGGCCGTCATGATGACCATCTTCCCGAGCGTGATCCTGCAGCAGCAGGTCAACAGCGTGTCGACGCGTCACATCCAGCCCGATGGGAGGGGCAGCTTCGACTTCGTGTGGACCCACTTCGGCTTCGAGGACGACAGCGAGGAGATGACCCAGCGGCGGCTGCGCCAGGCCAACCTGTTCGGCCCGGCCGGCTTCGTGTCGGCCGACGACGGCGAGGTCATCGAGTTCTCGCAGGAGTCCTTCGAGAGCAAGCCGTTCCACCGCATGGTGGCGGAGCTCGGCGGGCACGGGGTGGAGGACGCCGAGCACATGGTCACGGAGACGCTGATCCGAGGCATGTACCGGTACTGGCGCGATGTCATGGAGGCCTGA
- a CDS encoding aromatic-ring-hydroxylating dioxygenase subunit beta, whose product MSSNVNFEDWFALNQLYADYASAVDSNNWDLWPEFFTDECLYRLQPRENHERGFPLATMSFTSKGMLKDRVYGIKETLFHDPYYQRHVVGQPVVRAAEPGRFQCEANYAVFRTKLSELSTVFNVGRYLDVVVKTPAGLKFASRECIYDSEMIPNSIIYPI is encoded by the coding sequence ATGAGCTCGAACGTCAACTTCGAAGATTGGTTCGCCCTCAACCAGCTCTACGCGGATTACGCCAGCGCCGTCGATTCCAACAACTGGGACCTGTGGCCGGAGTTCTTCACCGACGAGTGCCTGTACCGGCTGCAGCCGCGTGAGAACCATGAGCGCGGCTTCCCGCTGGCGACCATGTCCTTCACCAGCAAGGGCATGCTCAAGGACCGGGTCTACGGCATCAAGGAGACGCTGTTCCACGATCCGTACTACCAGCGCCATGTGGTGGGCCAGCCCGTGGTGCGTGCCGCCGAGCCGGGTCGCTTCCAGTGCGAGGCCAACTACGCCGTCTTCCGCACCAAGCTGTCGGAGCTGTCGACGGTGTTCAACGTCGGCCGCTACCTGGACGTCGTGGTCAAGACGCCGGCGGGCCTGAAGTTCGCGTCGCGCGAGTGCATCTACGACAGCGAAATGATCCCCAACTCCATCATCTACCCCATCTAG
- a CDS encoding branched-chain amino acid ABC transporter permease has product MSITLLLAQVLNGLQYGVLLFLLAAGLTLVFGIMSFVNLAHGSLYMVGAYAGALLYGAIGSFILAVLGAAAVAFGVGLLLEVSVVSRLYRRDHLDHVLATFGLVMFFNEVVRLIWGPQPLFVQVPESLSGTVDLFGFAYPAYRFLIILTGLAVAAASYWLIHRTRVGMLIRAGAQNPQMVGALGINIGLLNALLFGVGAMLAGLAGAMAGPVLAVQSGMGEPVLITTLVVIVIGGIGSVSGALYASLIVGLVDTLGRVFLPLLLRQVAERSVADAAGPALASMSVYVLMALVLALRPQGLFPAGRR; this is encoded by the coding sequence ATGTCCATCACCCTCCTGCTGGCGCAGGTGTTGAACGGCCTGCAGTACGGGGTGCTGCTGTTCCTACTCGCCGCCGGGCTGACGCTGGTCTTCGGCATCATGAGTTTCGTCAACCTGGCGCACGGCTCGCTGTACATGGTCGGCGCGTACGCCGGCGCGCTGCTCTACGGGGCCATCGGGTCGTTCATCCTGGCCGTGCTGGGCGCGGCCGCGGTGGCGTTCGGCGTCGGCCTGCTGCTGGAGGTCTCGGTGGTGTCGCGGCTGTACCGGCGCGACCACCTCGACCACGTGCTGGCCACCTTCGGCCTGGTCATGTTCTTCAACGAGGTGGTGCGGCTGATCTGGGGTCCGCAGCCCCTGTTCGTGCAGGTCCCCGAGTCGCTCAGCGGCACGGTGGACCTGTTTGGCTTCGCCTACCCCGCCTACCGCTTCCTGATCATCCTGACCGGTCTGGCGGTGGCCGCCGCCTCGTACTGGCTGATCCACCGCACCCGCGTGGGCATGCTGATCCGCGCCGGCGCCCAGAATCCGCAGATGGTGGGCGCCCTGGGCATCAACATCGGGTTGCTCAACGCCCTGCTGTTCGGCGTGGGCGCCATGCTCGCCGGCCTCGCGGGCGCGATGGCCGGGCCGGTGCTGGCCGTGCAATCCGGCATGGGCGAGCCGGTGCTCATCACCACCCTGGTGGTCATCGTGATCGGTGGCATCGGCTCCGTCTCCGGCGCGCTGTACGCGTCGCTGATCGTCGGCCTGGTCGACACGCTGGGGCGCGTCTTCCTGCCGCTGCTGCTGCGACAGGTCGCCGAGCGGTCGGTGGCGGACGCGGCCGGACCGGCGCTGGCGTCGATGAGCGTCTATGTGCTGATGGCGCTGGTGCTGGCCCTGCGTCCGCAGGGCCTGTTCCCGGCCGGACGCCGCTGA
- the maiA gene encoding maleylacetoacetate isomerase has product MKLHGFFRSGTSHRLRIALNLKNLSYEQVAVDLRKEQHLSEGFRQLNPQRLVPVLEVDGRPMVQTPAIIEWLEERYPQPALLPQDAEARAHVRALAAIVGCDIHPLNNRRVLEALKSRFRASQAVIDDWCGTWIAAGFDAFEAMVTARAAPGRFTFGDRPSLADVYLVPQVEGARRFNVDLGRWPRLGAIDEACAALPAFQRARPAVQPDAA; this is encoded by the coding sequence ATGAAGCTCCACGGATTCTTTCGCAGCGGCACTTCGCACCGGCTGCGCATCGCCCTCAACCTCAAGAACCTGTCGTACGAGCAGGTGGCCGTCGACCTGCGCAAGGAACAGCACCTGAGCGAGGGCTTCAGGCAGCTCAACCCGCAGCGGCTGGTGCCGGTGCTGGAGGTCGACGGTCGGCCCATGGTGCAGACGCCGGCCATCATCGAATGGCTGGAGGAGCGCTACCCGCAGCCGGCGCTGCTGCCGCAGGACGCCGAGGCACGGGCGCACGTGCGCGCGCTCGCCGCCATCGTCGGCTGCGATATCCACCCGCTGAACAACCGCCGCGTGCTAGAGGCGCTGAAGTCGCGCTTCCGGGCGTCGCAGGCGGTGATCGACGACTGGTGCGGCACCTGGATCGCCGCCGGTTTCGACGCCTTCGAGGCGATGGTGACCGCACGCGCGGCGCCGGGCCGGTTCACCTTCGGCGACCGGCCCTCGCTGGCGGACGTCTACCTTGTTCCCCAAGTCGAGGGCGCGCGACGCTTTAACGTTGACCTCGGCCGCTGGCCTCGGCTAGGCGCCATCGATGAAGCCTGCGCGGCCCTGCCGGCCTTCCAGCGGGCGCGGCCCGCGGTGCAACCCGACGCCGCTTGA
- a CDS encoding YciI family protein: MSGPAPAQTAEQLLAAMLNKPFYVAIRHPLDLTRMGELLEAHLRWAIAAEKRGELFASGPFVADGVPPGQVGGMTILRAGSLTEAKDILAQDPFIREGVFSVELRAWRLMEGEFTVNVRFSDQRSRLL; encoded by the coding sequence ATGAGCGGTCCCGCGCCGGCGCAGACGGCCGAGCAGCTGCTGGCCGCGATGCTCAACAAGCCCTTCTACGTGGCCATCCGCCATCCGCTGGACCTGACGCGGATGGGCGAACTGCTCGAAGCCCACCTGCGCTGGGCCATCGCGGCCGAGAAGCGAGGCGAGCTCTTCGCCTCCGGGCCGTTCGTGGCCGACGGCGTGCCGCCCGGGCAGGTGGGCGGCATGACGATCCTGCGCGCGGGATCGCTGACGGAGGCGAAGGACATCCTGGCCCAGGACCCGTTCATCCGCGAGGGCGTGTTCTCCGTTGAGCTGCGGGCCTGGCGGCTGATGGAGGGCGAGTTCACGGTCAACGTCCGCTTCTCCGACCAGCGCAGCCGGCTGCTGTAG
- a CDS encoding ABC transporter ATP-binding protein has product MAASHPLLAVRGLQAGYGRAQVLFDIGFEVHPGQVVTLLGRNGMGRSTTIKCLFGMLPVLGGHVEVRGRPVNGHASHRIAREGLSLVPEGRQIFTDLSVEENLVATARRPRTDDGRAPWTLERVYALWPRLKERRHNLGWQLSGGEQQMLAIGRALMTNPTLLVLDEATEGLAPVIRDEIWRTLATLKQEGLAQIVIDKNVKRLLPLADRHYVLEKGRVVWQGDSAALHAQPAIVQQYLGV; this is encoded by the coding sequence ATGGCGGCGTCCCACCCGCTTCTCGCCGTTCGCGGCCTGCAGGCCGGCTACGGCCGCGCGCAGGTGCTGTTCGACATCGGCTTCGAGGTCCATCCCGGCCAGGTCGTGACGCTGCTAGGCCGCAACGGCATGGGCCGTTCGACCACGATCAAGTGCCTGTTCGGCATGCTGCCCGTGCTGGGCGGCCACGTCGAGGTGCGCGGCCGACCGGTCAACGGGCACGCGTCGCACCGCATCGCCCGCGAGGGGTTGTCCCTGGTGCCCGAGGGCCGGCAGATCTTCACCGACCTGTCGGTGGAGGAGAACCTGGTCGCCACCGCGCGCCGGCCAAGGACCGACGACGGCCGCGCGCCCTGGACGCTGGAGCGGGTGTACGCCCTGTGGCCGCGGCTCAAGGAGCGGCGGCACAACCTGGGCTGGCAGCTGTCCGGCGGCGAGCAGCAGATGCTGGCCATCGGCCGCGCGCTGATGACCAACCCCACCTTGCTGGTGCTCGACGAGGCCACCGAGGGCCTGGCGCCGGTGATCCGCGACGAGATCTGGCGCACGCTGGCCACGCTGAAGCAGGAGGGGCTGGCGCAGATCGTCATCGACAAGAACGTCAAGCGGCTGCTGCCGCTGGCCGACCGGCATTACGTGCTAGAAAAGGGCCGCGTGGTGTGGCAGGGCGACTCGGCCGCGCTGCACGCCCAACCCGCCATCGTCCAGCAGTACCTGGGTGTCTGA
- a CDS encoding fumarylacetoacetate hydrolase family protein: MSKYQLFTYRAADVSAAGVVVDSTWFDLARAGEVASAGAWSRLSVDGLIEQWTSAQPALRALVEQIRRAPADFAAAVLDEQGLTLESPLRRPGAVFGAGANYRDHVEAMSRALNMKLVLDPKAQGIPPWHFLKAGPANLSGHRGEVPMPPETRRLDWEAELAVVIGRRAHHVAVDAALDHVAGYMCANDLSARDHLVREAVDASSPFRYDWIGHKCFEGSCPLGPVFTPAEFVGSPEDLTIKLWVNGQLRQDSNTSNHLYGVAEQIAHLSRRQPLLPGDVILTGTPAGVGSEAGTFLQRGDVMTVEIQHLGQLETRIV; encoded by the coding sequence TTGAGCAAGTACCAGTTGTTTACCTACCGCGCGGCGGACGTGTCCGCCGCGGGCGTCGTCGTCGATTCGACGTGGTTCGACCTCGCCCGCGCGGGCGAGGTGGCGTCGGCCGGCGCCTGGAGCCGCCTGTCGGTGGACGGCCTGATCGAGCAGTGGACGTCCGCGCAACCCGCGCTGCGGGCGCTCGTCGAACAGATCCGCCGCGCGCCCGCCGACTTCGCCGCCGCCGTGCTGGACGAGCAGGGCCTGACGCTCGAGTCGCCGCTGCGGCGCCCGGGCGCCGTCTTCGGCGCCGGCGCGAACTACCGCGACCACGTCGAGGCGATGTCGCGGGCGCTCAACATGAAGCTGGTGCTCGACCCGAAGGCGCAGGGCATCCCGCCGTGGCATTTCCTGAAGGCCGGGCCGGCGAACCTGTCCGGCCACCGGGGCGAGGTGCCCATGCCGCCCGAGACCCGTCGGCTCGACTGGGAAGCCGAACTCGCCGTGGTGATCGGCCGCCGTGCCCACCACGTGGCGGTGGACGCGGCGCTGGACCACGTCGCCGGCTACATGTGCGCCAACGACCTGTCGGCGCGCGACCACCTCGTGCGCGAGGCGGTGGACGCCAGTTCGCCGTTCCGCTACGACTGGATCGGCCACAAGTGCTTCGAAGGGTCCTGCCCGCTGGGGCCGGTGTTCACCCCGGCCGAGTTCGTCGGCTCACCCGAGGACCTCACCATCAAGCTGTGGGTGAACGGCCAGCTGCGGCAGGACTCGAACACCTCCAACCACCTTTACGGCGTCGCCGAGCAGATCGCTCACCTGAGCCGCCGCCAGCCGCTGCTGCCCGGGGACGTGATCCTCACGGGCACGCCGGCCGGCGTCGGCTCGGAAGCCGGCACCTTCCTCCAGCGCGGGGATGTGATGACAGTGGAAATCCAGCACCTCGGCCAGCTCGAGACCCGGATCGTCTGA
- a CDS encoding branched-chain amino acid ABC transporter permease, translated as MLVYAIAATSLNLALGYGGLVSFGHALFLGLGSYAVALPSHHGIDNGWVHLALCVGGSALVALIVGAVSLRTSGMGFIMITLAFAQMGYFLFVSLKQYGGDDGLPIPAPSRFGPLSLGSLTALYAVGWVLLALLTWWMARLRQAPFGMALRGARQNARRIDAIGLRSKRIQLAAFVLSGAVCGVAGLLMANLNAFASPSTMAWTVSGELIVMVVLGGMGSVVGPLVGAVVYLCAEEVLKGLTEHWLVVFGPLIVLIALAGRRGVAGFLDRGAPRRIRPGAKADAATVVTKGGA; from the coding sequence GTGCTGGTCTATGCGATCGCCGCGACCTCGCTCAACCTCGCGCTGGGTTACGGCGGGCTGGTTAGCTTCGGCCATGCCCTGTTCCTGGGCCTGGGCAGCTACGCGGTCGCGCTGCCGTCGCACCACGGCATCGATAACGGCTGGGTCCACCTTGCGCTGTGCGTCGGGGGCAGCGCGCTGGTGGCGCTGATCGTGGGCGCGGTGAGCCTGCGCACCTCCGGCATGGGCTTCATCATGATCACGCTCGCCTTCGCGCAGATGGGCTACTTCCTGTTCGTCAGCCTGAAGCAGTACGGCGGCGACGATGGCCTGCCCATCCCGGCGCCCAGCCGCTTCGGGCCGCTGAGCCTGGGGTCGCTGACGGCGCTCTACGCCGTGGGCTGGGTGCTGTTGGCGCTGTTGACCTGGTGGATGGCGCGGCTGCGACAGGCGCCCTTCGGCATGGCGTTGCGCGGGGCGAGGCAGAACGCGCGCCGCATCGATGCCATCGGCCTGCGCTCCAAGCGCATCCAGCTGGCGGCGTTCGTCCTCTCCGGCGCGGTGTGCGGCGTGGCGGGCCTGCTGATGGCCAACCTCAACGCCTTCGCCTCGCCCAGCACCATGGCCTGGACGGTGTCGGGCGAGCTCATCGTGATGGTGGTGCTGGGCGGCATGGGCAGCGTCGTGGGCCCGCTGGTCGGGGCGGTGGTGTACCTGTGCGCGGAAGAGGTGCTCAAGGGCCTGACCGAGCACTGGCTGGTGGTGTTCGGTCCGTTGATCGTGCTGATCGCCCTGGCCGGCCGACGTGGCGTGGCCGGCTTCCTGGACCGAGGGGCGCCGCGCCGCATCCGGCCGGGGGCCAAGGCCGACGCGGCCACGGTGGTGACGAAGGGAGGCGCGTGA